One stretch of Tribolium castaneum strain GA2 chromosome 5, icTriCast1.1, whole genome shotgun sequence DNA includes these proteins:
- the Piezo gene encoding piezo-type mechanosensitive ion channel component isoform X9 codes for MANFFLCLFIFRIVLPIVLGACIIFRPSLLSAIYLLFLLFLPCIPIPTASSMAGSTGIYIKLLIATSILTFVAQLAFQIVLLAMPPYGHILEKCELLEQILRHVGLVRLDAMNPIAVVTWISPEIVMVVISVGTYVICKKLLEKRTVEVVENEENLPQKAKANRKQFNLFVAVGKYAVLVALCVAAVLRPSVPGGLYFLVFLCAATWWSCCKELGKGFAIVMRCVMAVVVVHMGALYTYQFQWPQEYLDKNSTYARYFGLTPIFWSNCTDDPRTFNWEQEEWATYANPIALFLLYYVLALESKFLLKPQSQKKQGKFLRLEGSFTKPLNRQLSNKQLMRRATTRNKWQSATRKVRIPRTEYAISEHTPLIGGVSPSRRYGSGKKPPVYQDSTGSFTITGENPEDIPMDELGKGAAEEEYKPTIIENVMYGLESILQVIIKSSYIVTNIIMMAWSITYISWITFVLLIWANLLWLVPNQRKSMLRSSPFLVAYAWFLLISAYIYSMNLTESELPTTIEGIDLSEIGFQKVEVLPCNPLLVKCLFTAMFWITLRQFVRERIEERQTTALADMAAPLQVTVGAAAGVENEQDPGSKLMEKIGQYLRKILTKFWIWVVAITLFAVAITGERMTAFRIFYMALFLFFILTFQISFRAWRKMMFGFWLTVIVFSMAILVMVYTYQFKNFDIYWRDYLHVPIQRQLDIGLEKFETKQLFVRLVTPTFFVIITVIQLHYFHKEFMELSDPKNTSVIGVDLDQSSLQGGAPTSDKDETSSSIKMDLTDTDSSQTRWQRLVKYFHHTSNLIFLFLELHMPKFVVLFLMLVCIYDKCALYFILVLLLVLACAFGRPMQIFAIYTSSVFVSVMLLARMIYQTDYINPGNWNVTCEMQNNSKIANNAKWLGFYKTSKDASLPHLVKWNIMYILVVTLWAVILVRQFNYRVSRGKPTTRAFFMFPKITRWDADKSTSNCIKYLFNYGFFKFGVEICLMATVAVIGFRMDMYSIIYSVWLCVMFIAKRDTLAKIWTFYMMFIALLLPIQYVMTVGLPPTLCILFPWDQDYWDKSEVKNAAIFRRLQEFSYLLDTEYPPSPKKLICDFILLLLVSRQAVIFRIEKRWAGREYPGGSNDIIIHHAEEKGFVNPTPDYISSVRSYLDVIKKGVYSSFLWITLAIVFLAGTNRVNVFSIGYLIGAFVFLWQGTDLYLRPIPTIIKSWDLFLGYNVFVILCKTALQIVGCIFIQDIPNYACWLIQLFGIGCVKKFGDLTVQAGLADELVCKVPREYVGLVWDGLCFGFMIMQRRIFTSYNFFHLINEIKAGSILASRGAELIEELRLKRMTEQEEQERRVLEKIKAKMDRIKANQQKIQGSSYKDSENHYVDTIFKGRPKRRTREPKSYKQAVRSGDYYMFDDLDDEDELDFMDIPKDDEEEAKGRGQTVSELLSTAMKTDISTSVKRSETDFRRRGSMPLPTRQKSIISTRSQLSAPYSAPPIIEEPGPRTVTIIDERGKDEPKPGTSKDDDESTVISEQKPTVREKVSVGLLFVWAFIQSSMISLTNFLNKYSRDYRYVIRVLAKEKKFLKEHTDYNVGLRLGSGQLWQPAASYNSLLGQSHEDSVLPTPSCGTFSPSDSYRLVSNSDRPSLDRRDYDEKPPVSDESDQKAMATLPYTSDQDSREGSRIDMEEYEGTEMSSYDQPPIIRLLLAIWYIIMSRSENVCYFIIFLNQIKSATFLSLPLPLMVFLWGTLTIPRPDKTFWVTIIAYTEVIVLIKCMFQFDIIPWNMSQGITNNPFYPPRIIGIERNSNFAVWDLLLLLVVFFHRFMLKSMGLWKSSPVPAVLLTEGDYKVNSEGKLEPVQSEMQITRRSSKHSDKTLSSKSSVPEDSDLERLVEESDQNEDDMRRASITKQDLQDKILSVECQRVDPMAHLPQSLKLAFLKYGESIRLFFKQLRDPTSRVAADVYSYMFLCDFYNFFVILIGYSSFGTQQGDGGVSSYLEDDRVPVLFLLMLILQFTLIIVDRGIFLRKNILAKIIFQFIQVFVLHIWLFIVFPIITERGFNSVLAPQMYYMVKCFYLLLSAYQIRCGYPTRILGNFLCKGYNYVNMFLFKGFMAIPFLFELRTVMDWMWTDTSMTVFDWIKMEDIFSHIFQIKCTRHVESEYPQPRGERKPPVIKYLMGGAILALIIAIIWFPLVFFSLGNAVGKPNPPYDVTLEIRIGPYEPVYQMSAQSNSIHQFTESNLAQLQQAYIQQKTAATFISNYEGPDIAAVKLSLDSANIWSISPPDRERMVAEVSSNDSLKIRLEYKVSHKTSKPEDSGVIPDNVEIQVPAAINGKPNVMRQNLLQMLKGNKSASPMILEDILPKFLKVTNRGTAKSISQLMFLNNEDAESPNPVGKAFRTISLSLDSSNDSVTEWWQIKENCTDLNYKMFLKKLPMADCNSIIVYTFNDKIFPSTLSVLTGGGIIGLYSTLVFVAFRFFRGFFAEQCFKIMFEDMPNIDRVLQLCLDIYLVREAGEFALEEDLFAKLVFLFRSPETMIKWTRPKEELADDEDPEGDA; via the exons ATGGCCAATTTTTTCTTGTGCTTGTTCATCTTTAGGATAGTGTTGCCGATCGTTCTGGGGGCAT GTATCATTTTCCGGCCGTCTCTACTTTCCGCCATTTACCTCCTTTTCCTCCTCTTTCTCCCATGTATCCCTATACCGACGGCCAGCTCCATGGCCGGTTCCACCGGCATCTACATCAAGCTCCTCATCGCCACATCCATCCTGACCTTTGTAGCCCAACTGGCTTTCCAGATTGTCCTTCTGGCTATGCCTCCATACGGCCATATCCTCGAAAAATGCGAACTCTTAGAGCAAATTCTACGACACGTGGGTCTTGTCCGGCTCGATGCCATGAACCCCATCGCTGTGGTCACCTGGATTTCGCCTGAAATCGTCATGGTGGTCATATCCGTCGGGACCTACGTCATCTGTAAGAAACTCCTCGAGAAACGGACCGTTGAAGTGGTCGAAAACGAGGAGAATCTTCCACAGAAGGCGAAAGCCAACAGAAAACAATTCAATCTTTTCGTCGCTGTTGGCAAATATGCCGTTTTAGTGGCGCTGTGTGTGGCTGCAGTGCTCCGACCCTCTGTACCTGGAGGGTTGTATTTCTTGGTGTTTTTGTGTGCCGCCACGTGGTGGTCGTGTTGTAAGGAGCTCGGCAAGGGCTTTGCCATTGTGATGAGGTGTGTCATGGCCGTGGTGGTAGTCCACATGGGCGCTCTCTACACGTATCAGTTCCAATGGCCACAGGAGTACCTCGACAAGAACAGTACCTATGCGCGGTATTTCGGCTTGACTCCGATTTTTTGGTCCAATTGCACCGACGATCCCAGAACCTTCAACTGGGAGCAAGAGGAATGGGCGACTTATGCCAACCCCATCGCCCTTTTCCTCCTCTACTACGTGCTAGCACTAGAATCCAAGTTCTTGCTTAAGCCCCAG TCGCAAAAGAAGCAGGGGAAATTTTTACGTCTCGAAGGGAGTTTTACGAAGCCGCTGAATCGGCAGCTTTCTAACAAACAACTAATGCGCAGAGCCACGACGAGAAACAAGTGGCAAAGTGCTACTCGCAAAGTCCGA ATTCCCCGGACCGAATATGCCATTAGTGAGCACACACCC TTAATCGGGGGAGTGAGTCCATCACGACGTTACGGCTCTGGTAAAAAACCACCCGTTTATCAAGACTCGACGGGAAGTTTCACCATAACTGGCGAGAACCCAGAAGACATCCCAATGGATGAACTCGGTAAGG GTGCTGCAGAAGAGGAATACAAGCCAACCATCATCGAGAATGTCATGTATGGCCTAGAGTCGATCCTCCAGGTCATCATCAAATCCTCATACATCGTCACAAACATCATCATGATGGCGTGGAGTATAACCTACATCAGCTGGATCACTTTCGTTCTTCTCATCTGGGCCAATCTTTTGTGGCTTGTTCCTAACCAAAGGAAATCAATGCTTCGGTCTAGTCCCTTCCTGGTGGCCTACGCGTGGTTCCTCCTCATTTCGGCATACATTTACTCGATGAATCTTACCGAAAGCGAGTTACCAACTACCATCGAAGGCATAGATTTGTCCGAAATCGGCTTCCAGAAGGTGGAGGTTCTCCCGTGCAACCCTCTTCTAGTTAAATGTCTCTTCACGGCGATGTTTTGGATCACTCTGAGACAATTCGTAAGAGAACGAATCGAAGAACGCCAAACTACAGCACTTGCCGACATGGCTGCGCCCCTCCAAGTGACTGTAGGAGCGGCAGCTGGGGTTGAAAACGAACAAGACCCTGGCAGTAAACTAATGGAGAAAATCGGGCAATATTTGAGgaaaattttgacgaaattttggaTTTGGGTGGTGGCGATCACGCTTTTCGCCGTGGCCATAACCGGGGAGAGGATGACAGCGTTTAGGATTTTCTACATGGCGTTGTTCCTGTTTTTCATCCTCACGTTCCAAATCTCGTTTAGAGCTTGGAGGAAGATGATGTTCGGGTTCTGGTTAACTGTCATAGTCTTTTCCATGGCAATACTAGTCATGGTCTACACTTACCAATTCAAGAACTTTGATATCTACTGGCGGGATTACCTACACGTGCCTATTCAACG CCAATTGGATATCGGCCTGGAAAAATTCGAGACGAAACAGTTGTTCGTCCGATTGGTCACTCCCacattttttgtcataatcaCTGTAATCCAACTGCACTACTTCCATAAAGAGTTTATGGAACTGTCTGATCCGAAAAATACCAGCGTTATTGGAGTAGACCTAGATCAGAGTAGCCTCCAAGGGGGCGCCCCTACTAGTGATAAAGACGAAACGTCTTCATCCATCAAGATGGACCTGACCGACACAG ATTCATCGCAAACTCGGTGGCAACGCCTCGTTAAGTATTTCCACCACACCAGTAACCTAATTTTCCTATTCCTGGAGTTACACATGCCCAAATTCgtcgttttgtttttaatgcttGTTTGCATTTACGACAAATGCGCCTTGTACTTCATCCTAGTCCTTCTCCTAGTACTTGCGTGTGCTTTCGGACGTCCCATgcaaatttttgcgatttatACGAGTTCTGTTTTCGTCTCTGTGATGTTACTAGCGCGAATGATTTACCAAACCGATTATATAAATCCCGGTAATTGGAACGTAACCTGTGAG ATGcaaaacaattcaaaaattgcgAATAACGCAAAATGGTTGGGTTTTTACAAAACGAGCAAAGATGCAAGTCTACCGCACTTGGTCAAGTGGAACATCATGTATATCCTTGTGGTGACCCTATGGGCTGTTATTTTGGTCCGGCAGTTTAATTATAGGGTTTCGAGGGGGAAACCGACCACAAGGGCTTTTTTCATGTTTCCCAAAATCACGCGATGGGACGCTGATAAAAGTACAAGCAACTGTATCAAGTATTTATTCAACTATGGTTTCTTCAAGTTCGGAGTAGAAATTTGTTTGATGGCTACAGTGGCCGTCATTGGCTTCAGGATGGACATGTATTCCATCATCTATAGTGTTTGGCTGTGTGTTATGTTTATTGCAAAACGGGACACACTTGCCAAAATTTGGACTTTCTACATGATGTTTATTGCCTTACTTCTCCCAATTCAATACGTAATGACAGTAGGATTACCTCCAACACTGTGTATAC TTTTTCCATGGGACCAAGACTATTGGGACAAAAGTGAAGTAAAAAATGCTGCAATTTTCCGAAGACTTCAGGAGTTCTCCTACTTATTGGACACAGAGTATCCCCCTTCTCCCAAGAAACttatttgtgattttattCTTCTCCTTTTGGTGTCTCGTCAAGCTGTGATCTTCCGTATCGAGAAAAGATGGGCAGGGCGGGAATACCCAGGCGGTTCTAACGATATTATAATCCATCACGCGGAAGAAAAAGGGTTTGTTAACCCAACCCCGGACTACATATCGAGTGTCAGATCATATTTGGACGTTATCAAGAAAGGGGTCTACTCCAGTTTCCTCTGGATAACCCTAGCTATAGTCTTTCTAGCCGGCACTAACCGGGTTAATGTTTTCTCAATCGGTTACTTGATCGGtgcttttgtgtttttgtggcAAGGTACCGACTTGTATCTCCGACCTATCCCGACAATCATCAAGTCATGGGACCTTTTTTTGGGATACAACGTTTTCGTAATTTTGTGCAAAACCGCCTTACAAATAGTCGGTTGTATTTTCATACAAGACATCCCAAACTATGCCTGTTGGCTTATCCAGCTGTTTGGTATCGGTTGCGTGAAAAAATTCGGCGATCTTACCGTACAAGCCGGTCTCGCCGACGAACTCGTTTGCAAAGTACCGAGAGAATACGTCGGACTTGTATGGGACGGGTTATGTTTCGGTTTTATGATAATGCAGCGACGCATTTTCACCAGTTATAACTTCTTCCACCTTATTAACGAGATCAAAGCGGGCTCTATTCTGGCTTCGCGAGGCGCCGAGCTGATCGAGGAGCTCCGTCTGAAACGCATGACCGAACAGGAGGAGCAAGAACGTCGCGTtctagaaaaaatcaaagccAAGATGGACCGCATCAAAGCCAACCAGCAGAAAATCCAAGGATCGAGTTACAAAGACAGTGAAAACCACTACGTGG ATACGATATTTAAGGGTAGGCCTAAGCGGAGAACGAGGGAGCCCAAGTCGTACAAGCAgg CTGTGCGGTCCGGCGACTACTACATGTTCGATGATTTAGATGACGAAGATGAGTTAGATTTTATGGACATACCGAAAGATGATGAGGAAGAGGCGAAGGGACGCGGACAGACTGTTAGTGAG CTTCTAAGTACTGCCATGAAGACTGACATCAGTACGAGTGTGAAACGGTCCGAGACTGATTTTCGTCGAAGAGGAAGTATGCCTCTACCGACAAGACAGAAATCGATAATATCGACCCGGTCACAACTATCAGCACCCTATTCTGCTCCTCCTATA ATTGAGGAGCCGGGACCTAGAACCGTCACTATTATCGATGAGCGGGGAAAAGACGAGCCAAAGCCAGGCACTAGTAAAGATGATGACGAGTCCACTGTCATAAGTGAGCAAA AACCAACAGTCCGGGAAAAAGTCTCGGTCGGGTTGTTATTCGTCTGGGCTTTCATCCAGAGCTCAATGATCAGTCTCACCAACTTCCTCAATAAATACTCGAGGGATTACCGCTACGTAATCCGTGTTTTGGCCAAGGAGAAAAAGTTTTTGAAGGAACACACGGACTACAACGTTGGTTTGCGTCTCGGCTCGGGTCAGTTGTGGCAACCAGCAGCGTCGTACAACAGTCTTCTTGGCCAGTCACA CGAGGATTCGGTGCTACCGACTCCGTCTTGCGGCACATTCAGTCCTTCCGATTCGTACAGACTCGTCTCGAATAGCGACAG GCCATCTTTGGATCGCCGGGACTACGACGAGAAACCGCCAGTCAGCGACGAGAGCGACCAAAAAGCCATGGCTACCTTACCCTACACGTCCGATCAGGACAG CAGGGAGGGGTCGCGGATCGATATGGAGGAGTACGAAGGCACGGAGATGTCCTCGTACGACCAGCCGCCCATAATAAGGCTTTTACTCGCGATCTGGTACATCATAATGAGCCGATCCGAAAACGTCTGCTACTTTATCATATTTTTGAACCAAATCAAATCGGCGACTTTCCTGTCGTTGCCGTTGCCTCTCATGGTGTTCCTCTGGGGTACTTTGACCATTCCGAGGCCGGACAAGACTTTCTGGGTTACCATTATCGCATATACTGAG GTAATAGTACTGATCAAATGCATGTTCCAATTCGATATAATACCCTGGAACATGAGTCAAGGGATCACAAACAACCCATTCTACCCTCCAAGAATAATCGGAATTGAGCGAAACTCCAATTTTGCCGTTTGGGACCTTTTGCTTCTCTTGGTCGTATTTTTCCACAG ATTTATGTTAAAATCGATGGGTTTGTGGAAAAGTTCCCCAGTCCCGGCTGTCCTTCTGACCGAAGGCGACTACAAAGTGAACTCCGAGGGTAAACTCGAACCGGTTCAAAGTGAGATGCAAATCACGCGCCGCAG CTCCAAGCACAGTGACAAGACTCTTTCGAGTAAAAGTTCGGTCCCTGAAGACAGTGACCTCGAACGGCTCGTGGAGGAGTCGGATCAAAACGAAGATGATATGAGAAGGGCCAGTATAACCAAGCAGGATTTACAGGATAAGATTTTGAGTGTGGAGTGTCAACGGGTCGATCCTATGGCACACTTGCCCCAGTCGTTAAAACTAGC GTTCTTGAAATACGGGGAAAGTATCAGACTGTTTTTCAAGCAGTTGCGCGACCCCACGTCCAGGGTGGCTGCTGATGTGTATTCGTACATGTTTCTGTgcgatttttacaattttttcgttattttgaTCGGGTATAGTTCGTTCGGGACGCAGCAAGGGGATGGAGGAGTGTCTTCGTATCTGGAAGACGACAGAGTCCCCGTCTTGTTCCTCCTGATGCTTATTTTACAGTTCACGTTGATTATAGTGGACCGAGGGATATTTTTAAGGAAGAATATTTTAGCTAAGATTATATTCCAGTTTATCCAAGTTTTTGTCTTGCACATTTGGTTGTTTATCGTTTTTCCCATAATCACGGAACg GGGCTTCAATTCAGTGTTAGCCCCTCAAATGTATTACATGGTCAAGTGTTTCTACTTGCTGTTATCAGCATATCAGATCAGATGTGGCTACCCGACCCGAATTTTGGGCAACTTCCTGTGTAAAGGCTACAATTATGTCAATATGTTCCTATTTAAGGGTTTCATGGCGATTCCCTTTCTATTCGAATTGAGGACCGTGATGGACTGGATGTGGACCGACACCTCAATGACTGTCTTTGACTGGATCAAAATGGAGGACATATTTTCACACATTTTCCAAATCAAA TGCACACGACACGTTGAAAGCGAGTATCCCCAACCACGAGGCGAGCGCAAACCCCCCGTCATCAAATACCTGATGGGGGGAGCAATCCTCGCCCTAATTATCGCCATAATTTGGTTCCCTCTCGTCTTCTTCTCACTGGGAAACGCCGTGGGCAAGCCCAACCCTCCCTACGACGTAACCCTCGAAATCCGTATAGGGCCCTACGAGCCGGTTTACCAGATGTCGGCCCAAAGCAACTCGATTCATCAATTTACCGAAAGCAATCTCGCTCAACTGCAACAGGCCTACATCCAGCAAAAGACCGCGGCAACCTTCATTTCGAATTACGAAGGACCCGATATTGCCGCCGTTAAGCTTAGCTTAGACTCGGCAAACATCTGGAGCATCTCACCGCCGGATCGTGAACGAATGGTGGCGGAAGTTAGTTCCAACGATTCGTTGAAAATTAGACTCGAATATAAGGTTTCGCACAAGACCAGTAAACCGGAAGATTCCGGCGTGATTCCCGACAATGTCGAGATCCAAGTTCCGGCGGCAATCAACGGGAAACCGAACGTCATGAGGCAGAATCTTTTACAAATGCTGAAGGGTAATAAGAGTGCAAGTCCGATGATTCTCGAAGATATACTCcccaaatttttgaaagttaCCAACCGGGGGACGGCGAAGTCCATCTCGCAGTTAATGTTTTTGAATAACGAGGATGCAG AAAGTCCAAACCCTGTCGGGAAGGCGTTCAGGACTATAAGTTTAAGCTTGGATAGTAGCAACGACTCCGTTACGGAGTGGTGGCAGATTAAGGAAAATTGTACTGATCTTAATTACAAAATGTTCCTCAAAAAGCTACCGATGGCCGACTGCAACTCCATCATTGTGTATACTTtcaacgataaaatttttcccaGTACTTTGAGCGTTCTAACTGGGGGAGG CATAATCGGCCTTTACTCAACTCTAGTTTTCGTTGCTTTCCGCTTCTTCCGCGGTTTCTTCGCCGAGCAGTGCTTCAAAATCATGTTTGAAGACATGCCGAACATAGACCGAGTGTTGCAACTCTGCCTCGACATCTACCTAGTCCGTGAAGCCGGCGAATTCGCTCTAGAGGAAGACCTCTTTGCGAAACTAGTGTTCCTCTTCCGGTCGCCGGAAACCATGATTAAGTGGACGCGACCTAAGGAAGAGCTCGCCGACGACGAGGACCCCGAAGGGGACGCCTAA